ACGGCCATGCGCGCAGCGGTCGCCAGGTCGGCCTCGGTCAGCTTGGCGCTGCCAAAGGCGTTGTCCACCCAGAGCAGGCCTGCCGGCTGGCTGCCCCAGTGCAGCGGGATCAAACCGATTTCCGATGTCTGCAGGCGGCCGAGGAGGGGCTCGTGGCCTGCGGTGTGGCCGCGGATGATGCGCGGGACGCCGTCCCGCAGCGCCTCGAAGAGCCCGCCGGCCGCGGGCGTCAGGTGGAGTTCAAAATCTGCCAGAGACAGCCCGAGCGGGCTGCGGTCCAGGCTGGCAACCGGCTGCAGACACTGCCGCCGGGAATCCAGGCCCAGCACCTGCAGGCGGTCGAAGCCGCAGACCCGCGCAATGGAGCGCAGGACGTCTGAAATGCGCTCGGGCGTGCCGGGGCGGGTTTCCAGGTTGGCCGCCGGTTGGGTTGCGACCTTACGGGCCAGGATGTCCTGCAGGTAGTGGTGCTGGGCGTTGAGCCGGGCGGAGGTCCCCTCCAGCCCGATCCGGTCCGTTTCCAAGGCCGCCCCGGCGGGCAGCGTGAACCCGTAAATTTTGGCGGCGGCTGTGAGGCCCCTGGCCATCTCGGCGGCGATGGCGTTGCGATCCAGCCTCTTGAGATCGATCAGGGCCGTCACCTCGGGCTGCAGGGAAGGGCACTGCTGGAAATTGACCGAACCGAGGCCCTGGAGCCAGGAGAAAAAATTGGCCAGGGACACTATCGCGATCAGGGCGGAGGCTTCCTGGGTCAAGTTGAGGTGATCGAATCGCCCGTGGTGGAAAAGCACCGCCAGCACCAGAGGTTCGGGCAGCTGCCAGTGGGCGCAGAAAAAGGCGCCCAGGCGGTCGTGGCTGAGCCCCACGAAGCGCGCCTCGTCCTCCACCAGGGTGGCGCCATCCCCTGCGGCGTGGCGGCTGCAAAGATCGCTGTATCCCTTGCGGCCATGTGTCTCCAGAATGACCTTGCCCACATCGTGCAGCAGACCGGCGATATAGGCCTCCTCGGGGTCCGCGTTTCCCAGGCGGACGGCCAGGATGCGGGCCAGCTCCGCCACCGCCAGGCAGTGCTGCCAGAAGAACAGCCGATCGAAGCCGGCGGCGGCCTCCTTGGGGACGATCTTTTCAAACAGGGTTACCCCCAGGGCCAGGCCGCGGATGCCGGCAAACCCCAGCAGGGCCACGGCCTGGGAGACCGATGCGATTTTTCGCGGCAGCCCGTAAGCCGCGGAATTGACGATCCTCAGGATCTTGGCGGCCAAGGCCGGGTCGGTTTCGATCACGCGGGCGAGATCACGGGCGGAGCTGCGGTCGTCCAGGGTCAGCTCC
This region of Desulfobacteraceae bacterium genomic DNA includes:
- a CDS encoding HDOD domain-containing protein, which produces MNYASLLPSHEAVRSVLDQKRLQLPSLPLVAVRLLELTLDDRSSARDLARVIETDPALAAKILRIVNSAAYGLPRKIASVSQAVALLGFAGIRGLALGVTLFEKIVPKEAAAGFDRLFFWQHCLAVAELARILAVRLGNADPEEAYIAGLLHDVGKVILETHGRKGYSDLCSRHAAGDGATLVEDEARFVGLSHDRLGAFFCAHWQLPEPLVLAVLFHHGRFDHLNLTQEASALIAIVSLANFFSWLQGLGSVNFQQCPSLQPEVTALIDLKRLDRNAIAAEMARGLTAAAKIYGFTLPAGAALETDRIGLEGTSARLNAQHHYLQDILARKVATQPAANLETRPGTPERISDVLRSIARVCGFDRLQVLGLDSRRQCLQPVASLDRSPLGLSLADFELHLTPAAGGLFEALRDGVPRIIRGHTAGHEPLLGRLQTSEIGLIPLHWGSQPAGLLWVDNAFGSAKLTEADLATAARMAVGLGRELAAHGPTARSAADLTTTVPADGDRQAVGAAVQKAYQTARGGNRDLCAALVAVEDPQPPGQPPGHLSGETLARLVAGIIRSHCGPEDSVTPLGDGRFLLLAMDREAPRALALGERLRGEIAELGLLQGRRRCGSPLKASIGLAVLAPKIQTWQELTRQASLALEAARADSAGRVILYSRHSAGGNPAAPPRDDWRSIFMKKDFLSAG